Proteins encoded within one genomic window of Sphingosinicella ginsenosidimutans:
- a CDS encoding ABC transporter ATP-binding protein, with product MTEAAISIRDLQKTYEGGKRALDGVTLDVPRGEIFGLLGPNGAGKSTMINILAGLVMKSGGSASIWGFDIDAHPRNAKRSIGIVPQEILFDPFFTPREALEIQAGLYGIPKADRRTEALLKAVHLEDKADAYARTLSGGMKRRLLVAKAMVHSPPILVLDEPTAGVDVELRQQLWDYVRSLHAQGVTIVLTTHYLEEAQELCDRIAIINHGRLIANQPTRDLLALAQEKVVEVVVDRDIATAPENLCFDKIELAGERTLTITYRKDRVNAGDVLAALQREGLGVVDVSTREADLEDVFLNLTRATPA from the coding sequence ATGACCGAAGCTGCAATCTCGATCCGCGATCTCCAGAAAACCTATGAGGGCGGCAAGCGCGCGCTCGACGGCGTCACGCTCGACGTGCCGCGCGGCGAGATTTTCGGGCTGCTCGGCCCCAATGGCGCCGGCAAGTCCACGATGATCAACATCCTCGCCGGACTGGTGATGAAAAGCGGCGGCAGCGCCTCGATCTGGGGCTTCGACATCGACGCCCATCCGCGCAATGCGAAGCGATCGATCGGCATCGTGCCGCAGGAGATCCTGTTCGATCCCTTCTTCACGCCGCGAGAGGCGCTCGAAATCCAGGCCGGGCTCTACGGAATCCCGAAGGCCGACCGGCGGACGGAGGCGCTGCTGAAGGCGGTGCATCTCGAGGACAAGGCCGACGCTTACGCCCGAACGCTTTCGGGCGGCATGAAGCGCCGGCTGCTCGTCGCCAAGGCGATGGTCCATTCCCCGCCGATCCTCGTCCTCGACGAGCCGACCGCCGGCGTCGATGTGGAGCTTCGCCAGCAATTGTGGGATTATGTGCGCTCGCTCCATGCCCAGGGCGTCACCATCGTCCTCACCACCCATTATCTCGAGGAAGCGCAGGAGCTGTGCGACCGGATCGCGATCATCAACCATGGCCGGTTGATCGCCAATCAGCCGACACGCGATCTCCTCGCCCTGGCGCAGGAAAAGGTCGTGGAGGTCGTTGTCGACCGCGATATCGCGACCGCACCGGAAAATCTCTGCTTCGACAAGATCGAACTGGCCGGCGAGCGGACGCTGACCATTACCTATCGCAAGGACAGGGTGAACGCCGGCGACGTGCTCGCCGCGCTTCAGCGCGAGGGCCTCGGTGTGGTCGACGTCTCGACGCGCGAGGCGGATCTCGAGGACGTATTCCTGAACCTGACCCGCGCCACGCCGGCATAA
- a CDS encoding zinc-finger domain-containing protein, protein MAATDPFQPEIVRTDSTRCVCDGATDISPALGHPRVFLQIDEKGYVDCGYCDRRFVLIGGPADGADQSKLPDHPAGASV, encoded by the coding sequence ATGGCCGCCACCGACCCGTTCCAGCCCGAGATCGTCCGCACCGACAGCACCCGCTGCGTCTGTGACGGCGCGACCGATATTTCGCCCGCGCTCGGCCACCCGCGCGTCTTTCTCCAGATCGACGAGAAGGGCTATGTGGATTGCGGCTATTGCGACCGGCGCTTCGTCCTGATCGGCGGTCCGGCGGACGGCGCGGACCAGTCGAAACTTCCCGATCATCCGGCCGGCGCGAGCGTCTGA